In the Emys orbicularis isolate rEmyOrb1 chromosome 3, rEmyOrb1.hap1, whole genome shotgun sequence genome, one interval contains:
- the LOC135876082 gene encoding trace amine-associated receptor 7a-like has translation MTSALLQNEEAQYCFENINGSCHKTSWSSGIRITLYVVLGFLTILTLGGNLMVIITVAYFKQLHSPTNILLASLACADFCLGLTVLPFSSIRSVETCWYFGEIFCRFHSSLELSFCYSSIFHLCFISVDRYIAVTDPLIYPLKFTVPVSGMFIAVAWTFSIVYSFSVVFTGANDKGIQELVNAPSCVGSCQILFNKTWVVVSTLLYLIPFFTTIALYSKIFAVAKRQARMIEMMSNNTQSSDNYSDRVSRRERKAAKTIGIAVIAFVVFWSPYSIIVITDAFFNFITPPLVFDIVVWFTYSNSAINPLIYSVFYPWFRKAMKVIVSCKMLQLDCSTMNLFPN, from the coding sequence ATGACTTCAGCGCTTCTTCAGAATGAAGAAGCACAATATTGCTTTGAGAATATTAATGGATCTTGCCATAAAACATCGTGGTCTTCTGGAATCCGGATAACTTTGTATGTTGTGCTTGGTTTTCTGACAATTCTTACACTAGGTGGAAACCTAATGGTAATAATTACAGTAGCTTATTTCAAACAGCTTCACTCTCCTACAAATATTTTGCTCGCCTCCTTGGCATGTGCTGATTTTTGTTTGGGTCTGACTGTGCTGCCCTTCAGCAGTATAAGATCTGTTGAAACATGCTGGTATTTTGGGGAAATATTCTGTAGATTCCACAGTTCTTTAGAACTATCTTTTTGTTATTCATCAATATTTCACTTGTGTTTCATCTCTGTTGATCGCTACATTGCTGTTACTGATCCTTTAATTTACCCTCTCAAGTTCACAGTGCCAGTTTCAGGCATGTTCATAGCTGTTGCCTGGACATTTTCAATAGTATACAGTTTTTCTGTTGTCTTCACTGGGGCTAATGACAAAGGGATACAAGAATTAGTAAATGCCCCCTCCTGTGTAGGGAGCTGTCAGATTCTCTTCAACAAAACATGGGTGGTTGTATCCACTCTCCTTTACCTAATACCTTTTTTCACAACAatagcactttacagcaaaatCTTTGCTGTGGCTAAACGACAAGCTAGAATGATAGAGATGATGAGCAACAATACCCAGTCGTCTGATAATTACAGTGACAGAGTTAGCAGAAGAGAGAGGAAAGCTGCTAAAACCATTGGTATTGCTGTGATTGCTTTTGTGGTATTCTGGTCACCTTATTCTATAATTGTAATAACTGATGCTTTTTTTAACTTCATAACACCACCCCTTGTCTTTGACATTGTGGTTTGGTTCACTTATTCCAACTCTGCCATTAATCCTTTGATTTACTCTGTCTTTTATCCTTGGTTTCGAAAAGCAATGAAAGTGATTGTGAGCTGTAAAATGCTCCAGCTTGATTGTTCAACAATGAAtttatttccaaactga
- the LOC135876061 gene encoding trace amine-associated receptor 7a-like, translated as MTSVLLQNEEAQYCFENINGSCHKTSWSSGIRITLYVVLGFLTILTLGGNLMVMISIAYFKLLHSPTNILLASLACADFCLGLTVLPFSSIRSVETCWYFGETFCRFHSSLELSFCYSSIFHLCFISVDRYVAVTDPLIYPLKLTVPVSGMFIAIAWIFSLVFSFSVVFTGANNKGIQELVNVLSCVGSCQILFNKTWVVVSALLYLIPFLTTIALYSKIFAVAKRQARMIEMMSNNIQLPDTYSDRVSKRERKAAKTIGIAVIAFVVFWTPYCITVITDAFFNFITPPLVFDIVVWFTYSNSAINPLIYSLFYPWFRKAMKVIVSCKMLQLDCSTMNLFPN; from the coding sequence ATGACTTCAGTGCTTCTTCAGAATGAAGAAGCACAATATTGCTTTGAGAATATTAATGGATCTTGCCATAAAACATCGTGGTCTTCAGGAATCCGGATAACTTTGTATGTTGTGCTTGGTTTTCTGACAATTCTTACACTAGGTGGAAACCTAATGGTAATGATTTCAATTGCTTATTTCAAACTGCTTCACTCTCCTACAAATATTTTGCTCGCCTCCCTGGCATGTGCTGATTTTTGTTTGGGTCTGACTGTGCTGCCCTTCAGCAGTATAAGATCTGTCGAAACATGCTGGTATTTTGGGGAAACATTCTGTAGATTCCACAGTTCTTTAGAACTATCTTTTTGTTATTCATCAATATTTCACTTGTGTTTCATCTCTGTTGATCGCTACGTTGCTGTTACTGATCCTTTAATTTACCCTCTCAAGCTCACAGTGCCAGTTTCAGGCATGTTCATAGCTATTGCCTGGATATTTTCATTAGTATTCAGTTTTTCTGTTGTCTTCACTGGGGCTAATAACAAAGGGATACAAGAATTAGTAAATGTCCTCTCTTGTGTAGGGAGCTGTCAGATTCTCTTCAACAAAACATGGGTGGTTGTATCCGCTCTCCTTTATCTAATACCTTTTCTTACAACGatagcactttacagcaaaatCTTTGCTGTGGCTAAACGACAAGCTAGAATGATAGAGATGATGAGCAACAACATCCAGTTGCCTGACACTTACAGTGACAGAGTTAGCAAAAGAGAGAGGAAAGCTGCTAAAACCATTGGTATTGCTGTGATAGCTTTTGTGGTATTCTGGACACCTTATTGTATAACTGTAATAACTGATGCTTTTTTTAACTTCATAACACCACCCCTTGTCTTTGACATTGTGGTTTGGTTCACTTATTCCAACTCTGCCATTAATCCTCTGATTTACTCTCTCTTTTATCCTTGGTTTCGAAAAGCAATGAAAGTGATTGTGAGCTGTAAAATGCTCCAGCTTGATTGTTCAACAATGAAtttatttccaaactga
- the LOC135875667 gene encoding trace amine-associated receptor 7a-like, with translation MTSVLLQNEEAQYCFENINGSCHKTSWSSGIRITLYVVLGFLTILTLGGNLMVMISIAYFKQLHSPTNILLASLACADFCLGLTVLPFSSIRSVETCWYFGETFCRFHSSLEVSFCYSSIFHLCFISVDRYVAVTDPLIYPLKFTVPVSGMFIAVAWIFSLVFSFSVVFTGANDKGIQELVNAPSCVGSCQVLFNKTWVAVTSLLYLIPFFTTIALYSKIFAVAKRQARMIEMMSNNTQSSDTYSDRVSKRERKAAKTIGIAVIAFVVFWSPYSITVITDAFFNFITPPLVFDIVVWLTYSNSAINPLIYSVFYPWFRKAMKVILSCKMLRLDCSTMNLFPN, from the coding sequence ATGACTTCAGTGCTTCTTCAGAATGAAGAAGCACAATATTGCTTTGAGAATATTAATGGATCTTGCCATAAAACATCGTGGTCTTCTGGAATCCGGATAACTTTGTATGTTGTGCTTGGTTTTCTGACAATTCTTACACTAGGTGGAAACCTAATGGTAATGATTTCAATTGCTTATTTCAAACAGCTTCACTCTCCTACAAATATTTTGCTCGCCTCCTTGGCATGTGCTGATTTTTGTTTGGGTCTGACTGTGCTGCCCTTCAGCAGTATAAGATCTGTCGAAACATGCTGGTATTTTGGGGAAACATTCTGTAGATTCCATAGTTCTTTAGAAGTATCTTTTTGTTATTCATCAATATTTCACTTGTGCTTCATCTCTGTTGATCGCTACGTTGCTGTTACTGATCCTTTAATTTACCCTCTCAAGTTCACAGTGCCAGTTTCAGGCATGTTCATAGCTGTTGCCTGGATATTTTCATTAGTATTCAGTTTTTCTGTTGTCTTTACTGGGGCTAATGACAAAGGGATACAAGAATTAGTAAATGCCCCCTCCTGTGTAGGGAGCTGTCAGGTTCTCTTCAACAAAACTTGGGTGGCTGTAACCTCCCTCCTTTATCTAATACCTTTTTTTACAACAATTGCACTTTACAGCAAGATCTTTGCTGTGGCTAAACGACAAGCTAGAATGATAGAGATGATGAGCAACAACACCCAGTCATCTGACACTTACAGTGACAGAGTTagcaaaagagaaaggaaagctgCTAAAACCATTGGTATTGCTGTGATAGCTTTTGTGGTATTCTGGTCACCTTATTCTATAACTGTAATAACTGATGCTTTTTTTAACTTCATAACACCACCCCTTGTCTTTGACATTGTGGTTTGGTTAACTTATTCCAACTCTGCCATTAATCCTTTGATTTACTCTGTCTTTTATCCTTGGTTTCGAAAAGCAATGAAAGTGATTCTGAGCTGTAAAATGCTCCGACTTGATTGTTCAACAATGAAtttatttccaaactga